From one Streptomyces sp. R41 genomic stretch:
- a CDS encoding GlsB/YeaQ/YmgE family stress response membrane protein, giving the protein MSIISWIILGLLAGAIAKFLLPGRDPGGFIGTTLIGITGAFIGGWISARWLDHPITKQFYDGATWAAAIGGSLVLLVLYRILFGDSRR; this is encoded by the coding sequence ATGAGCATCATCAGCTGGATCATTCTGGGACTGTTGGCCGGAGCCATCGCCAAATTCCTGCTGCCGGGCCGTGACCCGGGCGGTTTCATCGGCACGACCCTCATCGGCATCACGGGGGCCTTCATAGGCGGCTGGATCTCCGCGCGCTGGCTCGACCACCCGATCACCAAGCAGTTCTACGACGGCGCCACGTGGGCGGCCGCGATCGGCGGCTCGCTCGTCCTGCTCGTCCTCTACCGCATCCTGTTCGGCGACTCGCGCCGTTGA
- a CDS encoding helix-turn-helix transcriptional regulator, translated as MARPQKLKLPEVLAEIKMSRAAFYRMRARGQAPRLQKLPNGQLRVSRADLDAWWERCEERAAA; from the coding sequence ATGGCCCGCCCCCAGAAGCTCAAGCTCCCCGAAGTCCTCGCAGAGATCAAGATGAGCCGCGCCGCCTTCTACCGCATGCGCGCTCGCGGCCAGGCCCCCCGCCTCCAGAAGCTCCCCAACGGCCAACTCCGCGTCAGCCGCGCCGACCTGGACGCGTGGTGGGAACGCTGCGAAGAGCGCGCCGCAGCCTGA
- a CDS encoding site-specific integrase — protein MALTYDVRLYSLEVRRDRPKPYRLRWLVGERKHSKSYQLKAQADGRRSELMSAVRRGEQFDEETGLPVSELRAKQGAVTWYEHTRAYIDRKWTAAPAKSRRNYADALATITPALVRTRAGMPETRLLRQALYGWAYNRNRWTEEPPEDVDRALRWMAKNSVSIGALEDPATVRLALDALALKLDGKAAAARTVKRKRACLSDVLGFAVEEQYFVTPVNPLTTVKWTAPKSAEEVDPESVANPRQVRALLAGVRAQGARGEHLEAFFGCLYYAAMRPAEAAALLATQCDLPEKGWGTLTLRQGVVRAGRSWTDDGTAHQARHLKARAEKDSRPVPIPPHFVRQLRQHIATQGTAPDGRLFRTSRGGLLQETGYGEVWAKAREKVLTEAEAASLIARRPYDLRHAGVSFWLSSGVDPMECARRAGHTIAVLFRVYAKVLAQTQERANRRIDVALREWNEPE, from the coding sequence GTGGCACTCACCTACGACGTACGCCTGTACTCGCTCGAAGTACGCAGGGACCGACCGAAGCCCTACCGATTGCGCTGGTTGGTCGGGGAGCGCAAGCACTCCAAGAGCTACCAACTCAAGGCACAGGCGGACGGCAGGCGCTCCGAGCTGATGTCCGCCGTGCGGCGGGGCGAGCAATTCGACGAAGAGACGGGCCTCCCCGTCTCCGAACTCCGCGCGAAACAGGGCGCAGTGACCTGGTACGAGCACACCCGCGCGTACATCGACCGGAAGTGGACCGCGGCGCCCGCGAAGTCACGGAGGAACTACGCGGACGCGTTGGCCACCATCACGCCTGCTCTTGTCAGGACCCGAGCAGGCATGCCCGAGACCCGCCTCCTGCGGCAGGCCCTGTACGGGTGGGCCTACAACCGGAACCGCTGGACCGAGGAGCCACCGGAGGACGTTGACCGCGCGCTCCGCTGGATGGCCAAGAACTCGGTATCCATCGGCGCCCTGGAAGATCCCGCAACCGTCCGGCTCGCGCTCGATGCCTTGGCGTTGAAGCTCGATGGCAAAGCGGCTGCGGCCCGCACAGTAAAGCGCAAGCGAGCCTGCCTGAGTGACGTCCTCGGGTTTGCCGTGGAAGAGCAGTACTTCGTGACACCGGTCAACCCGCTCACCACTGTGAAGTGGACCGCCCCGAAGTCGGCGGAAGAGGTCGACCCTGAAAGCGTCGCCAACCCGCGGCAGGTTCGGGCACTCCTTGCCGGGGTGCGCGCTCAGGGGGCTCGCGGTGAGCATCTTGAGGCATTCTTCGGGTGCCTCTACTACGCCGCGATGCGACCGGCCGAGGCCGCAGCGCTCCTTGCGACGCAGTGCGACTTGCCGGAGAAGGGCTGGGGCACGCTGACCCTGCGGCAGGGCGTGGTGCGGGCCGGCCGGAGCTGGACGGATGACGGGACGGCGCACCAGGCCCGGCACCTGAAGGCCAGGGCTGAGAAGGACTCGCGACCGGTGCCGATCCCTCCCCACTTCGTCCGGCAGCTCCGGCAGCACATTGCCACCCAAGGCACGGCGCCCGACGGACGGCTGTTTCGGACCAGCCGCGGGGGCCTGCTGCAAGAAACCGGCTACGGGGAGGTCTGGGCAAAGGCTCGGGAAAAAGTGCTCACAGAGGCGGAGGCCGCATCTCTGATCGCGCGGCGGCCCTACGACCTGCGTCACGCCGGAGTCTCGTTCTGGCTCAGCTCAGGCGTGGACCCCATGGAGTGCGCCCGGCGAGCAGGCCACACGATCGCCGTGCTGTTCAGGGTGTACGCGAAGGTGCTCGCCCAAACGCAGGAGCGAGCCAACCGCCGGATAGACGTCGCCCTGCGCGAGTGGAACGAGCCGGAGTGA
- a CDS encoding YajQ family cyclic di-GMP-binding protein: MADSSFDIVSKVERQEVDNALNQAAKEISQRYDFKNVGASISWSGEKILMEANSEERVKAILDVFETKLIKRGISLKALDAGEPQLSGKEYKIFASIEEGISQENAKKVAKIIRDEGPKGVKAQVQGDELRVSSKSRDDLQAVQALLKGKDFDFALQFVNYR; encoded by the coding sequence ATGGCCGACTCCAGTTTCGACATCGTCTCGAAGGTCGAGCGGCAGGAGGTCGACAACGCCCTCAACCAGGCCGCCAAGGAGATCTCGCAGCGCTACGACTTCAAGAACGTCGGCGCCTCCATCTCCTGGTCCGGCGAGAAGATCCTGATGGAAGCGAACTCCGAGGAGCGGGTGAAGGCCATCCTCGATGTGTTCGAGACCAAGCTGATCAAGCGCGGCATCTCGCTGAAGGCGCTGGACGCCGGTGAGCCCCAGCTCTCCGGCAAGGAGTACAAGATCTTCGCGTCGATCGAGGAGGGCATCTCCCAGGAGAACGCGAAGAAGGTGGCGAAGATCATTCGCGACGAGGGCCCGAAGGGCGTGAAGGCGCAGGTCCAGGGCGACGAGCTGCGCGTCAGCTCGAAGAGCCGTGACGACCTGCAGGCCGTGCAGGCGCTGCTCAAGGGCAAGGACTTCGACTTCGCGCTGCAGTTCGTGAACTACCGGTAG